The sequence TGAACACCTGAGGATATTTTTCTACCTGAACCCTGCTACGCATATAGTAGAGGCATATCTTGCGATAATGTATTACAGGACACCTCCCAATCTTTTAGCGCTTTTCTGGATGTTTGTGGGAAGCATTATATTTTTCTGGATTGGTTTTCTTATCTTCGACCGCTTACAGAGAAGAGTGGCTGAGGAGGTATAGATGGCAGAAATTGCAGTAGAAATTAAAGGACTTTATAAAGAATTCAGGGTGTACCACGACAGGGCTATGTCTATGAAGGAAAGAATAGTCAACTGGGGCAGACATAAATACGAGAAATTCTGGGCTCTGAAGAATATAAACCTTGAGGTAAAAAAGGGAGAGTCTCTGGGGATTGTAGGCAGAAATGGCTCTGGAAAGAGCACGCTCTTAAAGGTAATAAGCGGAATATACTATCCCACAAAGGGAGAGGTAAGGGTAAACGGAAAGCTGACCACGCTTTTGGAACTGGGCGCTGGATTTCACCCTGACTTTACGGGTAGAGAAAACATATATTTTAATGCATCTATATTTGGCCTTACCAGAAAAGAGATAAACGCAAAGTTAGATGAGATTATAGCCTTTTCTGAGCTGGGAGAATTTATAGACAATCCTGTGAGAAATTACTCATCTGGCATGTATATGAGACTGGCCTTTTCTGTGGCAATTCACATAGAACCAGAAATACTCTTGCTTGACGAAGTGCTTGCTGTGGGAGACAGCGCATTTCAGGAAAAGTGTATGTCGAAGATAGAGTCATTCAGGGAAAAGGGGGTTACTATGATCTTCGTCTCACATGCATCTTTGCAGGTAGAAAAGCTCTGCGACAGGGCGGTGTGGCTAAAAGACGGGGAGATAGAGAAGTACGACGATGCAAAGAGCGTTGTCAGGGCTTATGAGAGGTGGATGGACACAAGGTAGAAAGATAATATAAAATACTTTAAAGGTTTGTATGTACTGATATATGAGCTAAAATGTCTAATCTAATAATTTAAATTTAAAAAAAGAGGGTATTTTTCTGATAGATATACTTATGTCAACGTATAATGGAGAAAGCTATATAAGAGAGCAGATAGACTCTATCTTAAGTCAGACATACAAGGATTGGCGACTTCTGATACGAGATGACGGATCTAGTGATAAAACGCTTGAGATAGTATATGATTACTCCAAAAAATTTGACAAAATATATCCTATTAAAGATAACAGAAAACATCTTGGCCCTCAAATGAGCTATTTTGAACTGCTAAATCACTCTAGTGCTGATTATATTATGTTCTGCGATCAGGATGATGTTTGGCTACCTTACAAGATAGAAGCGACTTTGGGAAAAATGAGAGAACTGGAAAAGATTTACCACGAAAAGCCATTGTTGATTCATTCAGACCTAAAGGTTGTGGATGAAAACCTAAAAGTAATATCTGATTCATTTTGGAACTATCAAAAGCTAAATCCTGATTTGAAAGTTTTGAATAGCCTTCTAATCCAGAACAACGTTACAGGCTGCAGTGTTATGATAAATAGAAAATTGAGGGATTTATTAAAATCATTTCCACATAACGCAATAATGCA comes from Thermodesulfobium acidiphilum and encodes:
- a CDS encoding ABC transporter ATP-binding protein produces the protein MYHDRAMSMKERIVNWGRHKYEKFWALKNINLEVKKGESLGIVGRNGSGKSTLLKVISGIYYPTKGEVRVNGKLTTLLELGAGFHPDFTGRENIYFNASIFGLTRKEINAKLDEIIAFSELGEFIDNPVRNYSSGMYMRLAFSVAIHIEPEILLLDEVLAVGDSAFQEKCMSKIESFREKGVTMIFVSHASLQVEKLCDRAVWLKDGEIEKYDDAKSVVRAYERWMDTR
- a CDS encoding glycosyltransferase family 2 protein; its protein translation is MSTYNGESYIREQIDSILSQTYKDWRLLIRDDGSSDKTLEIVYDYSKKFDKIYPIKDNRKHLGPQMSYFELLNHSSADYIMFCDQDDVWLPYKIEATLGKMRELEKIYHEKPLLIHSDLKVVDENLKVISDSFWNYQKLNPDLKVLNSLLIQNNVTGCSVMINRKLRDLLKSFPHNAIMHDWWIALVSSAFGTIGHIDEPLVLYRQHGSNDTGAKKYSIKYFLGRAMKFRDSIESNKKIIDQGRDFYSIYSNVLTKEQKEVVYNFITLFETGRLRRAYRIFKYRFFKYGFLRNCGFVCVMLISNKRGVKTEIKR